One Fusobacterium nucleatum genomic window carries:
- the cobM gene encoding precorrin-4 C(11)-methyltransferase has protein sequence MEKVYFIGAGPGDPELITIKGQRIVKEADVIIYAGSLVPKEVIDCHKEGAEIYNSASMSLDEVIDVTVKAIKENKKVARVHTGDPAIYGAHREQMDMLDEHGIEYEVIPGVSSFLASAAALKKEFTLPNVSQTVICTRIEGRTPVPEKESLESLAKHRASMAIFLSVHMIDKVVETLATSYPMTTPVAVVQRASWSDQKIVLGTLETIEQKVKEAGINKTAQILVGDFLGNEYEKSKLYDKYFTHEYREAIKK, from the coding sequence ATGGAAAAAGTTTACTTTATAGGAGCAGGACCTGGTGACCCAGAATTAATAACTATAAAAGGGCAAAGAATAGTTAAAGAAGCTGATGTTATTATTTATGCAGGTTCATTAGTTCCAAAGGAAGTTATAGATTGTCATAAAGAGGGAGCAGAGATTTATAATTCTGCATCTATGTCACTAGATGAAGTTATAGATGTTACTGTAAAAGCAATAAAAGAAAATAAAAAAGTGGCAAGAGTTCATACAGGAGATCCTGCAATCTATGGAGCACATAGAGAACAAATGGATATGTTAGATGAACATGGAATAGAATATGAAGTTATTCCAGGTGTAAGTTCATTTTTAGCTTCCGCTGCTGCCTTAAAAAAAGAATTTACACTACCTAATGTTTCACAAACTGTAATTTGTACAAGAATAGAGGGAAGAACACCTGTTCCTGAAAAAGAAAGTTTAGAAAGTTTAGCAAAACATAGAGCATCTATGGCAATATTTTTATCAGTTCATATGATAGATAAAGTTGTAGAAACATTAGCTACTTCTTATCCCATGACAACACCTGTGGCAGTTGTTCAAAGAGCAAGTTGGTCAGACCAAAAAATAGTTCTAGGAACTCTTGAAACTATTGAACAAAAAGTAAAAGAGGCAGGAATAAATAAAACTGCACAAATATTAGTTGGAGATTTTTTAGGCAATGAATATGAAAAATCTAAATTATATGATAAATATTTTACCCATGAATATAGAGAAGCTATAAAAAAATAA
- a CDS encoding VOC family protein, whose translation MKYNDLIPELVVSNINISKDFYVNMLGFKVEYEREEDKFIFISLGNIQLMLEEGSKEELSQMKYPFGKGINFTFGVDNIDELYSKFKIKKNLLKRDIEIREFRVNDEIIYAKEFSIIDPDGYFIRISE comes from the coding sequence ATGAAATATAATGACTTAATACCAGAGTTAGTAGTTTCTAATATTAATATTTCAAAAGATTTTTATGTTAATATGTTAGGTTTTAAAGTTGAGTATGAAAGAGAAGAAGATAAATTTATATTTATATCACTTGGAAATATCCAATTAATGCTAGAAGAAGGTTCTAAAGAGGAATTATCTCAAATGAAATATCCTTTTGGAAAAGGAATTAATTTTACATTTGGTGTTGATAATATTGATGAACTTTATTCAAAATTTAAAATAAAAAAGAATTTATTAAAAAGGGATATTGAGATAAGAGAATTTAGAGTTAATGATGAAATTATTTATGCAAAAGAATTTTCAATAATCGATCCAGATGGTTATTTTATAAGAATATCAGAATAG
- a CDS encoding putative DNA binding domain-containing protein, producing the protein MKESKELELKSTITNTFLKTVSAFSNYNSGKIIFGIDDNGKIIGLENIEELCLDLENKINDNISPKPDFRFIKDTKKNIITLIVEEGFNKPYLYKGKAYKRNDTSTVEVDRIEFNRLTLLGLNQYYEELKARKQNLKFEVLIKELEEKLSLKNFSKDVLKTLNLYDDKNGYNNAAELLADKNTFSGTDIAKFGKNIDEILDRNLFANISIISQFQNTLEVFNRYYKYEQILGSERIEKELIPEKAFREVITNALIHRTWDVNSNIKISMYEDKIEVSSPGGLPSGISEKEYLNGQISQLRNPILANIFFRLKYIEMFGTGIRRINESYKNFAVKPNFEIFENSIKITLPITKTELFLTTDEKIIMDILEKGNILSSSEILEKVEFKKDKLNRILKNLIQKNYIDVIGNGRGTKYLKK; encoded by the coding sequence ATGAAAGAAAGTAAAGAACTTGAATTAAAATCAACAATAACAAATACTTTTTTAAAGACAGTTAGTGCTTTTTCTAATTATAATTCAGGGAAAATTATATTTGGTATTGATGATAATGGAAAAATAATTGGTTTAGAAAATATAGAAGAACTTTGTTTAGATTTAGAAAATAAAATAAATGATAATATAAGCCCTAAACCTGATTTCAGATTCATAAAAGATACTAAAAAAAATATAATTACCCTTATAGTTGAGGAAGGATTTAATAAACCATATCTCTATAAAGGAAAGGCATATAAAAGAAATGACACTTCAACAGTGGAAGTTGACAGAATAGAATTTAATAGACTAACATTATTAGGTTTAAATCAATATTATGAGGAATTAAAAGCTAGAAAACAGAATTTAAAATTTGAGGTTTTAATAAAAGAATTAGAAGAAAAATTATCATTAAAGAATTTTTCAAAAGATGTTTTAAAAACTTTAAATTTATATGATGATAAAAATGGCTATAATAATGCTGCTGAACTCTTAGCTGATAAAAATACTTTTTCAGGAACTGATATTGCAAAATTTGGAAAAAATATAGATGAGATTTTAGATAGAAATTTATTTGCAAATATATCTATCATTTCTCAATTTCAAAATACTTTAGAAGTTTTTAATAGATACTATAAATATGAACAGATACTAGGTTCAGAAAGAATAGAAAAAGAATTAATTCCAGAAAAAGCTTTTAGAGAAGTAATTACAAATGCCTTAATTCATAGAACATGGGATGTTAATTCCAATATAAAAATATCTATGTATGAAGATAAAATAGAGGTTTCTTCTCCAGGTGGACTACCTAGTGGAATAAGTGAAAAAGAATATTTAAATGGACAAATCTCTCAACTTAGAAATCCTATTTTAGCTAATATATTCTTCAGATTAAAGTATATTGAAATGTTTGGGACAGGTATAAGAAGAATAAATGAAAGTTATAAAAATTTTGCAGTAAAACCAAATTTTGAAATTTTTGAAAATTCAATAAAAATAACTTTACCAATAACAAAAACTGAGTTATTTTTAACTACAGATGAAAAAATAATAATGGATATTTTAGAAAAAGGAAATATATTATCAAGTAGTGAGATTTTAGAAAAGGTAGAATTTAAAAAAGATAAGTTAAATAGAATATTAAAAAATTTAATTCAAAAGAATTATATTGATGTAATAGGAAATGGAAGAGGGACTAAGTATTTAAAAAAATAA
- a CDS encoding methyltransferase: MVDISKIDSVDVLKKSFENLKVAKEEIAKILNKKVTAASWKALYENYIVAKPEITDINMIDSYDKLKSSFTNLKEAKEKISKILNRTVVASSWQVLYDKYVTEDLYFKDKVSKYIFYLVEIGGKPQLDFLGITYEYYSNKKVAEKWHKEMIKLIHPDRCKHPKATEAMQTLEKLYKGMI, encoded by the coding sequence ATGGTAGATATTAGTAAAATTGATTCTGTTGATGTTTTAAAAAAAAGTTTTGAAAATTTAAAAGTGGCAAAAGAAGAAATAGCTAAAATTTTAAATAAGAAAGTTACAGCTGCTTCATGGAAAGCACTATATGAAAACTATATAGTTGCAAAACCAGAGATAACAGATATTAATATGATTGATTCTTATGACAAATTAAAAAGTAGTTTTACAAATTTAAAAGAAGCAAAAGAAAAAATTTCTAAGATTTTAAATAGAACAGTTGTAGCTAGTTCTTGGCAAGTTTTATATGACAAATATGTTACTGAAGATTTATATTTCAAGGACAAAGTTTCAAAATATATATTCTACTTAGTAGAAATTGGAGGAAAACCACAACTTGATTTTTTAGGAATAACTTATGAATACTATAGTAATAAAAAAGTTGCAGAAAAATGGCATAAAGAAATGATAAAACTTATCCATCCCGATAGATGTAAGCATCCTAAGGCAACTGAAGCTATGCAAACATTAGAAAAGTTATATAAAGGGATGATTTAA
- a CDS encoding putative DNA modification/repair radical SAM protein: MSKSIEEKLRILSDAAKYDVSCSSSGSSRKNVNNGLGNAAINGICHSWSADGRCISLLKILMTNYCIYDCKYCINRKDNDIERAILTPDEVVKLTINFYRRNYIEGLFLSSGIIKSADYTMELMIAIAKKLRLEEKFNGYIHMKVIPGASRQLINEIGLYVDRVSVNIEFAENSALKLLAPDKKATDISTSMGLIRKNMLENAENKKLFKSTPSFIPAGQTTQMIIGAGGESDYSILTRSENLYKNFELKRVYYSGYVPVNKSGILVSVDQAVPMIREHRLYQADWLLRFYDFRADEILNEKDAFVDPFVDPKTNWAIKNFNLFPIEINIASYKELLRVPGIGVTSAKRIVMTRKYSTIRYEHLKKLGIVIKRAKYFITVNGEFLGFKKENPELIRKTLMEKEKMLVEQLKLFNI, translated from the coding sequence ATGAGTAAATCAATAGAAGAAAAATTAAGAATATTAAGTGATGCTGCAAAATATGATGTTTCATGTTCTTCAAGTGGAAGCAGTAGAAAAAATGTAAATAATGGATTAGGAAATGCTGCTATAAATGGTATATGCCATTCATGGTCAGCAGATGGAAGATGTATTTCTTTACTTAAAATACTTATGACAAATTATTGTATATATGACTGTAAATATTGTATCAACCGTAAAGATAATGATATAGAAAGAGCAATATTGACACCTGATGAAGTAGTAAAATTGACTATAAACTTTTATAGAAGAAACTATATTGAAGGACTTTTTCTAAGTTCAGGAATAATAAAAAGTGCAGACTACACAATGGAGCTAATGATTGCTATAGCTAAGAAACTTAGACTTGAAGAAAAATTTAATGGATATATTCATATGAAAGTAATACCAGGAGCAAGTAGACAACTCATTAATGAAATTGGATTATATGTAGATAGAGTTTCAGTAAATATAGAATTTGCTGAAAATAGTGCTCTTAAACTTCTTGCACCAGATAAGAAAGCTACTGATATTTCTACATCAATGGGACTTATACGTAAAAATATGCTTGAAAATGCAGAGAATAAAAAACTTTTTAAAAGTACTCCTTCTTTTATTCCAGCTGGTCAGACAACTCAGATGATAATTGGTGCAGGTGGAGAAAGTGATTATTCTATACTAACTAGAAGTGAAAATCTTTATAAAAATTTTGAATTAAAAAGAGTTTATTATTCTGGTTATGTACCTGTAAATAAATCTGGAATTCTTGTAAGTGTAGATCAAGCAGTACCTATGATAAGAGAACACAGACTTTATCAAGCAGATTGGTTACTAAGATTTTATGATTTTAGAGCTGACGAAATTCTTAATGAAAAAGATGCTTTTGTTGATCCTTTTGTTGATCCAAAAACAAACTGGGCAATAAAAAATTTTAACCTTTTTCCTATAGAAATAAATATAGCTTCATACAAGGAGCTCTTAAGAGTTCCAGGAATAGGAGTAACTTCGGCAAAACGTATAGTTATGACTAGAAAATACAGTACAATAAGATATGAACATTTAAAAAAATTAGGTATAGTAATAAAGAGAGCAAAATACTTCATTACTGTAAATGGAGAATTTTTGGGATTTAAAAAAGAAAATCCTGAATTGATAAGAAAGACTCTTATGGAAAAAGAAAAGATGTTAGTAGAACAATTAAAACTTTTTAATATTTAA
- a CDS encoding TIGR03915 family putative DNA repair protein — protein sequence MSNYYYDGSFDGLLTVIYIAYNDRKSSILRVSAETEQLILALDDIHVITDFSKARRVEKSICEKLSQNFLNNICTCFLSNDKNKDTVIIHTVYKALKQGEEILNSLDEHAFYMNKLIKQVLNERHKYLGLLRFKEMKDGTMFSTIEPKNNVLPILISHFKNRMKKEKFAIFDKGRKMVVYYDGKKVEIFFVESLEVEWSDEEIEYSKLWKTFHKSISIKERENKKLQQNNLPKYYWKHLVEDM from the coding sequence ATGTCAAATTATTATTATGATGGAAGTTTTGATGGATTACTAACAGTTATCTATATAGCATATAATGATAGAAAAAGTAGTATACTTAGAGTGAGTGCTGAAACAGAGCAACTTATTTTAGCACTTGATGATATTCATGTCATAACTGATTTTTCTAAGGCTAGGCGTGTTGAGAAAAGCATATGTGAAAAGTTATCACAGAACTTTCTAAATAACATATGTACTTGCTTTTTATCAAATGATAAAAATAAAGATACTGTAATAATTCACACAGTATACAAAGCATTAAAACAAGGAGAAGAAATTTTAAACTCCCTAGATGAACATGCTTTCTATATGAATAAACTCATAAAACAAGTACTAAATGAGCGACATAAGTATCTTGGGTTACTAAGATTTAAAGAAATGAAAGATGGTACAATGTTTTCAACAATTGAGCCTAAAAATAATGTTCTTCCTATTCTAATTTCACATTTTAAGAACAGAATGAAAAAAGAAAAATTTGCAATTTTTGATAAAGGCAGAAAAATGGTAGTTTACTATGATGGCAAAAAAGTAGAAATCTTTTTTGTAGAATCTCTTGAAGTTGAATGGAGTGATGAAGAAATAGAATATTCAAAACTTTGGAAAACTTTTCATAAGAGTATTTCAATAAAAGAAAGAGAAAATAAAAAACTTCAACAGAATAATCTTCCAAAATATTATTGGAAACATCTTGTAGAAGATATGTAG
- the cbiG gene encoding cobalt-precorrin 5A hydrolase, which translates to MKLAFWTVTKGAGNIAREYKEKLKEHLKDYEIDVFTLKKYDVENTTQIEDFTANINEKFSQYDGHIFIMASGIVIRKIASLIGRKDKDPAVLLIDEGKHFVISLLSGHLGGANELTYSLANILKLVPVITTSSDVTGKIAVDTISQKLNAELEDLKSAKDVTSLIVNGQKVNILLPKNVKVADKNPADGFILVSNKKNIEYTRIYPKNLILGIGCKKDTKAEDILSAIETCLDKNNLDIKSVKKAATVDVKENEQGLIDAVKFLNLDLEIISREEIKKVQDQFEGSDFVEKNIGVRAVSEPVALLSSTGNGKFLVMKEKYNGITISIYEEEIEKYE; encoded by the coding sequence ATGAAATTAGCATTTTGGACTGTAACCAAAGGTGCAGGAAATATTGCAAGAGAATATAAAGAAAAGTTAAAAGAACATTTAAAAGATTATGAAATAGATGTTTTTACTTTAAAAAAATATGATGTAGAAAATACAACTCAAATTGAGGATTTCACTGCTAATATAAATGAAAAATTTTCTCAATATGATGGGCATATTTTTATAATGGCAAGTGGAATTGTAATAAGAAAGATAGCAAGTTTAATTGGGAGAAAGGATAAAGATCCTGCTGTACTTTTAATAGATGAGGGTAAACATTTTGTGATTTCCCTTCTATCAGGGCATTTAGGTGGAGCAAATGAATTGACATATTCACTTGCAAATATTTTAAAGCTTGTTCCTGTTATAACAACAAGTTCAGATGTTACTGGAAAAATAGCAGTAGATACTATATCTCAAAAATTAAATGCAGAATTAGAAGATTTAAAATCTGCAAAAGATGTAACATCTCTTATAGTTAATGGACAAAAAGTTAATATACTTTTACCTAAAAATGTAAAAGTGGCAGATAAGAATCCAGCAGATGGCTTTATTCTGGTATCAAACAAGAAAAATATAGAGTATACTAGAATTTATCCTAAAAATTTAATTTTAGGTATTGGTTGTAAGAAAGATACAAAAGCAGAAGATATTTTATCTGCTATTGAGACTTGTTTAGATAAAAATAATTTAGATATAAAATCAGTTAAAAAAGCAGCAACTGTAGATGTAAAAGAAAATGAACAAGGTTTGATAGATGCAGTAAAATTTTTAAATTTAGATTTAGAAATAATTTCAAGAGAAGAAATAAAAAAAGTTCAAGATCAATTTGAAGGTTCAGATTTTGTAGAAAAAAATATTGGTGTGAGAGCTGTATCAGAACCTGTTGCACTCTTATCATCAACAGGAAATGGAAAATTTTTAGTAATGAAAGAAAAATACAATGGAATAACAATTTCAATTTATGAAGAGGAGATAGAAAAATATGAATAA
- the cobJ gene encoding precorrin-3B C(17)-methyltransferase, protein MNNGKIYVVGIGPGNMEDISIRAYNILKNINVIAGYTTYVDLVKDEFPDKEFLVSGMKREIERCREVLEVAKTGKDVALISSGDAGIYGMAGIMLEVAMGSGIEVEVVPGITSTIAGAALVGAPLMHDQAIISLSDLLTDWEVIKKRIDCASQGDFAISIYNPKSKGRTEQIVEAREIMLKHKLPTTPVALLRHIGRKEENYTLTTLEDFLNFEIDMFTIVLVGNSNTYIKDGKMITPRGYEKKSNWGK, encoded by the coding sequence ATGAATAATGGAAAAATTTATGTAGTAGGTATAGGACCAGGAAATATGGAAGATATAAGTATAAGAGCATATAATATTTTAAAAAATATAAATGTTATTGCAGGATATACAACTTATGTTGATTTAGTTAAAGATGAATTCCCAGATAAAGAGTTTTTAGTCTCAGGAATGAAAAGAGAAATTGAAAGATGTAGAGAAGTTTTAGAAGTGGCTAAGACTGGTAAAGATGTTGCTCTAATTAGTAGTGGAGATGCTGGAATTTATGGTATGGCAGGTATAATGTTAGAAGTTGCTATGGGAAGTGGAATAGAAGTTGAAGTTGTGCCTGGAATTACTTCAACAATAGCAGGAGCTGCATTAGTTGGAGCACCACTTATGCATGATCAAGCTATAATAAGTTTAAGTGACTTACTGACTGATTGGGAAGTTATTAAGAAAAGAATAGACTGTGCAAGCCAAGGAGATTTTGCAATTTCAATTTATAATCCTAAGAGTAAAGGAAGAACAGAGCAAATTGTTGAAGCAAGAGAAATTATGTTAAAACATAAATTACCTACTACTCCTGTTGCTTTATTAAGACATATAGGAAGAAAAGAGGAGAATTATACTTTAACTACATTAGAAGATTTCTTAAATTTTGAAATAGATATGTTCACAATAGTATTGGTTGGAAACTCTAATACTTATATAAAAGATGGAAAAATGATAACACCTAGAGGATATGAAAAGAAAAGTAACTGGGGAAAATAA
- the cobK gene encoding precorrin-6A reductase — MIWVIGGTKDSRDFLEKFVKYNDDIIVSTATEYGAKLIENLPVKTSSEKMDKEAMLKFVEDNKITKVVDTSHPYAFEVSKNAMEVAEEKNIEYFRFERKKVDILPKRYKNFEEIKDLIEYVEKLDGNILVTLGSNNVPLFKDLKNLSNIYFRILSRWDMVKRCEDNNILPKNIIAMQGPFTENMNIAMMEQFNIKYLITKKAGDTGGEREKVSACDKLDVEIIYLEKKEIIYKNCYKDIDILIKNLVQ; from the coding sequence ATGATTTGGGTTATTGGTGGTACTAAAGATTCAAGAGATTTTTTAGAAAAATTTGTAAAATACAATGATGACATTATTGTTTCAACCGCAACAGAATATGGAGCAAAATTAATAGAAAATTTACCTGTAAAAACTTCATCAGAAAAAATGGATAAAGAAGCTATGTTAAAATTTGTAGAAGATAATAAAATTACAAAAGTAGTAGATACAAGCCATCCGTACGCTTTTGAAGTTTCTAAAAATGCAATGGAGGTTGCAGAAGAAAAAAATATTGAATATTTTAGATTTGAAAGAAAAAAGGTTGACATTTTACCTAAAAGATATAAAAATTTTGAAGAAATAAAAGATTTAATAGAATATGTAGAAAAACTTGATGGAAATATTTTAGTTACTTTGGGAAGTAATAATGTTCCTCTTTTTAAAGATTTAAAAAATTTATCTAATATCTATTTTAGAATTTTATCAAGATGGGATATGGTAAAAAGATGTGAAGATAATAATATACTTCCTAAAAATATTATTGCTATGCAAGGACCATTTACTGAAAATATGAATATAGCAATGATGGAACAATTTAATATAAAATATCTGATTACCAAAAAAGCTGGAGATACAGGTGGGGAAAGAGAAAAAGTGAGTGCCTGTGATAAACTTGATGTTGAGATTATCTATCTTGAAAAAAAAGAAATAATTTATAAAAATTGTTATAAAGATATTGATATTTTAATAAAAAATTTGGTACAATAG